One Hevea brasiliensis isolate MT/VB/25A 57/8 chromosome 5, ASM3005281v1, whole genome shotgun sequence genomic region harbors:
- the LOC110653567 gene encoding sigma factor binding protein 1, chloroplastic-like, whose amino-acid sequence MDNLGVTNSSLQERKATKKSKANKKKPMKVVYISNPVKFKTCASKFRALVQKLTGQDAELPDPSRFTDNDSNGGGGGGGGRYVNNLTVPDNASKTVDDLALEVPTVDLSAKQLPETPDAPPHPLESSFDDIFMPQMLQNFSGLLPSSLLSEYSANVN is encoded by the coding sequence ATGGATAATCTTGGAGTTACTAATAGTAGTCTTCAAGAAAGAAAAGCTACCAAAAAGTCCAAAGCCAATAAGAAAAAGCCTATGAAAGTTGTATACATATCTAACCCCGTGAAGTTCAAGACTTGTGCCTCTAAATTCAGGGCCTTAGTGCAAAAACTCACTGGCCAAGATGCTGAATTGCCTGACCCAAGTAGGTTTACGGATAATGATAGTAATGGCGGCGGCGGCGGCGGCGGCGGTAGGTACGTCAATAATCTAACGGTCCCAGATAATGCATCTAAAACTGTTGATGATCTTGCACTAGAGGTCCCCACTGTGGATCTAAGTGCTAAGCAGCTGCCTGAAACACCAGATGCTCCTCCTCATCCACTGGAGTCATCTTTTGATGATATTTTCATGCCTCAGATGTTACAGAATTTTTCAGGGTTACTGCCATCAAGTTTATTGTCTGAATATTCTGCAAATGTAAACTGA